A window of the Sabethes cyaneus chromosome 1, idSabCyanKW18_F2, whole genome shotgun sequence genome harbors these coding sequences:
- the LOC128732831 gene encoding probable serine/threonine-protein kinase clkA, whose amino-acid sequence NNNNNNNNNNNNNNNNNNNNNNNNNNNNNNNNNNNNNNNNNNNNNNNNNNNNNNNNNNNNNNNNNNNNNNNNNNNNNNNNNNNNNNNNNNNNNNNNNNNNNNNNNNNNNNNNNNNNNNNNNNNNNNNNNNNNNNNNNNNNNNNNNNNNNNNNNNNNNNNNNNNNNNNNNNNNNNNNNNNNNNNNNNNNNNNNNNNNNNNNNNNNNNNNNNNNNNNNNNNNNNNNNNNNNNNNNNNNNNNNNNNNNNNNNNNNNNNNNNNNNNNNNNNNNNNNNNNNNNN is encoded by the coding sequence aataataataataataataataataataataataataataataataataataataataataataataataataataataataataataataataataataataataataataataataataataataataataataataataataataataataataataataataataataataataataataataataataataataataataataataataataataataataataataataataataataataataataataataataataataataataataataataataataataataataataataataataataataataataataataataataataataataataataataataataataataataataataataataataataataataataataataataataataataataataataataataataataataataataataataataataataataataataataataataataataataataataataataataataataataataataataataataataataataataataataataataataataataataataataataataataataataataataataataataataataataataataataataataataataataataataataataataataataataataataataataataataataataataataataataataataataataataataataataataataataataataataataataataataataataataataataataataataataataataataataataataataataataataataataataataataataataataataataataataat